A stretch of DNA from Staphylococcus sp. KG4-3:
AGCATTTAGCAGCATTTGTTGCATTTGATCCATAACTTTTATATCCTACCTTTCAATTTAAGTACTTTTAAGTATAGTCAAATTCCATATCTTATTAAAACGATATGTTTATAAATTACGTATCAAGTTATAAAAACTTTATTCACTATTAATTTAGTGGCTGAAGTACTTGTTCCTCAATAGTTGTTAGCACACCCTGTTCATCATGAGACGGTGCCACATAATTAGCAATTTCAAATAATGTTTCATCTTCACTATTTGCCATGACGTAGCTATGTTTGGCTAATTGCAACATGTCTAAATCATTATTAGCATCACCAAAAGCCATCAAATCTTCTGCATCTAATTGCCAATGTTTTAAAAGTCTCTCTAAAGCACTACCTTTAGTCATTCCTGGTATAATTAAATCAATACTATCACGGCCGCTAGATACTAACTTTAAATTTTCACTGAATTTTGTACTTAAGTCTTCATCTAATGTAGGATGAGATTCTCTATTGATATTAAGCGCGATTTTTACATATTCATCTTCCGGTAAATCTTGAAAGTTATCTATCTCTTTTAGTTCGCGATAGTAGAAGTGAGCGTCTTTTTTAAATGCATCGTTGTTATCCTTTAAAATATAAGCGCTGTTTAGACCACAAACAATTAAATTATCAATTTCACGTTCAACATTTAAATAGTCAATAATTTCTTGGTAAAACTCTCTATCAAACGCTTGATAGTCGTATAATATATCCCCTTCATAAATAACAGCACCATTTTCAGCTACAAAGAACATGTCACGTTCACCAAATATCGATTTTAATTTTGCATATTGATTACCACTTGCTGCTATAAATTTAATATTTTGAGCTTTAAGTTGCTTAAATATCTTATCAAATCTATGCTCGTCATACGTTTTGTTTGAATTTAAAAATGTACCATCCATATCAACTGCGATTGCTTTTATCATATTGACCCCTCAAATCTTCCAATTTATATGTACGCCCTTTCATTATATCGACAATGCTCATTGTTTCAAAGTAAACCTATGCACTTTATCTCGATTACTAACATAATTGAGAGTAAATTATTCAACTCATATTTTATTGTATTTCTCTTTACGCATCATGCTTTGAACAGTTATACATTCAACTATTGTTAAACTAAAATTTGAGCCTGCGACATCTCTTATGCCACAGGCTCACTCATTTTATATTTGTTTAATAAATTCTAAGTATGATTGTGTATTTTCTGCTAATTGACTCGGTGTAATCGTAAATGCGCTATATAATTTATGTGCACCTACATAGTTTGCTTTTACGAAACGCGTTGTCGCAATCATAGGACTAATTAATTCCTCTATTGTAAACTGGACGTTACCTTCAGGTGTATAAGCTTCTGGTACGGCCCCGATTGAAATTGCTAATCCAATTTGCTTTCCTTCTAACGCATTTCCTTGTGAGCCATACGCCCAGCCATAGGTAAATACTTCATCTAAATATTGTTTTAATAATGGTGGACAGCTATACCAATATAATGGATATTGAAAAATAATATGATCATGTGCTTCGAACAATTTTTGTTCCTTTTCAATATCAATCTGACCGTGTGGGTATTCTGGATAAATCTCATGAACGGTTACTAATTCCTCATGTTGAGATAATTCATCTCTCCATGCTTTATTAACAGTTGAATTATTAATATCTGGATGCGCAACTACAACTAATGTAGACATATGTTCATTCCTCGTTTCATTACTAATTTAATAGCTTTATATTAAACTTCCCTAGTTCAAAAAGAAACTGATATGCCTAAGAGAATAATTCGTCCACCGTGACATTAAATTACTTTTCTTTTTTATCATGAACCTTCGCAATATAATTGGTACTTTCTTTAATATCATAAATTGTTAAACCTTTAATGTCTTTTTGTTCACCAGGTATAATAATACTAATAATGTAAGAACAAATAAATGCAACACCAAATGAAATAATAGATACAAAGAATGGTGAGTTGCCACCGCCCATACCATTAAAGATATAAGCAAAAATAATTCCCAATATTAATCCTACTATAACACCAAATGTATTTGTTCTTCTTGTAAAGATACCTACAGCAAAAACTCCTGCTAATGGTACTCCCACAAGCCCTGTAATTAATAAGAATAGATCCCATAAATCATTTGAATCAGAAGCTATTAAATAAATAGACATACCAAATCCAAATAATCCTGAAATAATAATTATCCATCTCGCAGTTCTTACTTCATCCTTTTCTTCACCTTTTCCAAAGAATCTATGTTTGATGTCTACCGATAAACAAGCTGATATTGAGTTTAAACTTGATGAAATTGTAGACTGTGCTGCAGCAAATATCGCTGCAATTAGTAGACCTGCAATAAATGGTGGCATTTCAGTAAGAATAAAATACGGGACGATTGAAGATGTATTAAATCCTTCAGGCAATGAACTTTCATGATTATAGAAAGAATATAACATTGTCCCCATACCATAAAATAAAGGTGCTGATATTAATGCTAATGCCCCATTCATCCATAGTGATTTTTTCGTTTCTTTCATAGACTCAGATGCCTGATAACGTTGTACAACATCCTGACTCGCTGTGTACTGATGTAAATTATTGAAAATATTTCCAAGAAAAATAATTGGAATAGCGGCCGCTGCAGTGTTAAATTTCCAATTATCTACGCTAATAACCTTTTTATGTTCAAGCGCATCAGATACAACTGTTCCCATACCACCTTGAATATGCATGACGCCTAAGATAATTATAGCTGCTGCGCCACCTAATAGAATGACCCCCTGGATAAAATCACTCCATACAACGCCTTCAAAACCACCTAAGAATGTATATAGTATACATAAGATACCTACTAAACTTGCAACGACATATGGATTCATATCTGATACTGCTGTAATTGCAAGTGTCGGTAAATAAATAACGATAGCAACTCTTCCTAAATGAAAGAATACAAAAAGTAATGACCCAATAACACGGACGCTAGGTCCAAATCTCGCTTCTAAATATTCATATGCCGATGTCACTTTTAACTTTTTGAAGAATGGTACATAGAAATAAATAAGCAATGGAATAATAGCGACAATTGCTATATTACCTGCTATATATGACCAGTCCGTCAAAAACGCCTTTTCAGGTGTCGACATAAAAGTAATCGCACTTAATGTTGTAGCATAAATAGAAAAGCCTACTGCCCAAGACGGTAGTCTACCACTTGCAGTAAAAAAACTATCTGTATTTTGACTCGCGCGTTTCGTAAAATAAGCCCCGATTAATAACATAACGACAAGGTAAGCAATAACTGCTACCCAGTTCCAAGCACCAAACCCTACTTGCTGCATTTACTTCAACCCCTAACGTGATGTCTTATAAGTTATAGTCTTTGATTAACTTTGCTAATTTACTTCTATTCGTCTCATTAAATGGCTTAAACGGTCGTTTCGGTAAACCACCATCTATACCACGTGTCGCTAAAATTTCTTTTAATGTAGAATATATCCCCATAGATAATACCGTTTCTATAATGTCATTAGTATCATGTTGAATTTGATAAGCTTCATCAATCTGACCGTTTTGTGCTTTTTCGAATATTTGTCTTGCACGTTTACCATTTACGTTATATGTAGAACCGATAGCTCCATCTACACCTGAAATCGCAGCCTGTACAAGCATTTCATCAAATCCAGAAAGTATTAATTTATCAGGAAAAGCTTTACGTATACGTTCTAATAAAAAGAAGTTTGGAGCAGTATACTTAACACCTATTACTTTTTCATGATTAAATAGTTCAGCAAATTGTTCAATAGAAATATTGACACCTGTAAGGTCAGGAATCGCATAAATAATCAAGTTATTTTGTGTCGCTTCAATTAGCTCAAAATAATAGTCTTTGATTTCTTCGAAGGTAAATGGATAATAAAATGGTGTAACTGCAGAAATAGCATCATAACCCAATTCTGTAGCGTATTTCCCTAATTCTATAGCTTCATTTAAATCTAAAGATCCTACCTGCGCAATCAATGTTACGTCATCATTAACGGCTTCTTTCGCAACTTTAAATACTTGCTTCTTTTGTTCTTTACTTAGTAAAAAGTTTTCCCCTGAACTGCCATTTACATATAAACCGTCTAAGCCTTCAGTTTCAATCGCATTTTTAGCAATTTGTTTTAGCCCCTCTTCTTTCACTTCACCATGTTCATCGAACGGAACTAATAATGCCGCATATAACCCTTTAAAATTCTCTTCCATAAATTTCCCTCCATCTTTTGTTTATATATTTTTATTAACTCTAAAACCCCTATTACATTAAGTTAAAGATATAAAGCTTTTCTATTTACAGTTCAAATTGTAACCGCTACCATTAACAGTATCAATAGTGTTTTGAAAAAATTCATCACTTATAATAAATATCGATGAAAATATTTTTCATAGTTATTATAACTACACTTTTAAATTAAAAAATGATACATATTAATGTAAATACTATGAATGGAGGTATGAATTATGACTAATTATAAAATAGCAATTGATATTGGAGGCACTGATATTAAAGCCGCTGTACTAGATGAAAATTTAAAGTTCATAAATTATCAAAGAATACCTACACCAAATAACATCAATGAATTTATTGCTGATGCAATCTTTGAACTTGTGTCTCATTTTAAAGAAACTTATATGATACATCCTTTGCAAGTGGGGATTTCTAGTGCGGGTGTCATCAATGAAGAAAAAGGAACTGTAGTATATGCTGGTCCTACGATTCCAAACTTTATTGGTACAAACTTTCATAAATTACTTTCACCATTAAACGCAGAAGTAAAAGTATTTAATGATGTTAATGCTGCACTACTAGGAGAGCTGACTTTACATGATTATGAAGCAGATAATATTTTTTGCCTTACATTGGGGACAGGTATAGGAGGAGCTTTTTACAATAAAGTTGGTCACTTGTACAATGGGGAGCGTAATAGAGCCAACGAAATCGGTTACTTATTATATAAAGCACAAGATAGATTAACGTTTGAGCAACGCGCTTCAACTAATGCATTGAAGTTTCTAATGAAAACACATGCATTACCTTATTCAGATAATGTACCCAAACTTTTTGAATTAGCTGAGCAACAAGATGCATTAGCAATCTCCATTCTCGACCGGTGGAGTACACATGTCGCAGAAGGCATTGCACAAATTCAAATTATTTACGATCCAGGGTTAATTTTGATTGGTGGCGGTATATCTTCTCAAGGCACACAATTATTAAATTATATCACCCCTAAAATTGAAGAATTTTTACCTTCAAATTATGGTCACGCACCTGTGCAAACAACTCAAACCCAAAATTACGCCTCGTTATATGGTGCAATATCTAGTTTTTTATAATAATCGTTCTAAATTTAATTGTGGAAGCGAAATAAGTCTAAATATCATTTCGAATTAAAATTATCATTTCGCTTCCATAATTTTAATAAAAACTCTTTAACGCAAAAGTCATTTCAAGCTATATATAGTCCATTCTTTACTTTACGATACACTTATTAAAATTTTACATGGTTGAAAGCTATTCGTTTAATATAATTTTTTTGGTATGCTGATAGACGTTTTGCATATAATCATCATCCAATAACAAATAACTTACAATGTCAATTAAGAAAAGCGTTGCTATTTGTGTATTAATAAACCTTGTATCATTAATTCTAGACTGGTCTGTCGTTATTAATACTAAATCTGCACATTGTGTTAACGCACTGCCCTCGTAATTTGTAATTGCCACAACAAATGCCCCGCGTTCATGAGCGACTTCTGCTGCTGCAATAAGTTCAGTAGTTTCCCCACTATTTGAAATAGCTACAAATGTATCAGAAGCCGTTAATAATGATGCAAAAATTTTCATTTGGTGTGCATCTGTTGATACATTCCCTTTTAATCCCATGCGCATCATACGATAATAAAATTCAGTTGCAGACAGTCCTGAACTCCCTAGTCCAGCATAAATAATTTGTCGGCTACGCATAATTTGATTTACTAACCTTTGAATTTTTTCATCAGAAATAAACTCGCCTGTCTGTTGAATAATATCTTGATGGTATTTATGAATACGTTGTATAAGTGGGCTATTTTCTATAACATTGTCTGTCATTTCTTGTTGCAAATTAAACTTTAAGTCTTGAAAGTTATCATAATCTAATTTATTACTAAAGCGCGTAATAGTGGCTGGTGACGTGCCTATAGCATGCGCCAATGAATTAATCGTCGAAAAAGCATCATCAAATTGATTACTTTGAATGTATTCAACGATTTGCTTGTCTGTTTTCGTAAATAAGTGTCGATAACGTTGCACACGAT
This window harbors:
- a CDS encoding N-acetylneuraminate lyase → MEENFKGLYAALLVPFDEHGEVKEEGLKQIAKNAIETEGLDGLYVNGSSGENFLLSKEQKKQVFKVAKEAVNDDVTLIAQVGSLDLNEAIELGKYATELGYDAISAVTPFYYPFTFEEIKDYYFELIEATQNNLIIYAIPDLTGVNISIEQFAELFNHEKVIGVKYTAPNFFLLERIRKAFPDKLILSGFDEMLVQAAISGVDGAIGSTYNVNGKRARQIFEKAQNGQIDEAYQIQHDTNDIIETVLSMGIYSTLKEILATRGIDGGLPKRPFKPFNETNRSKLAKLIKDYNL
- a CDS encoding MurR/RpiR family transcriptional regulator, coding for MKFENRVQRYRHLFTKTDKQIVEYIQSNQFDDAFSTINSLAHAIGTSPATITRFSNKLDYDNFQDLKFNLQQEMTDNVIENSPLIQRIHKYHQDIIQQTGEFISDEKIQRLVNQIMRSRQIIYAGLGSSGLSATEFYYRMMRMGLKGNVSTDAHQMKIFASLLTASDTFVAISNSGETTELIAAAEVAHERGAFVVAITNYEGSALTQCADLVLITTDQSRINDTRFINTQIATLFLIDIVSYLLLDDDYMQNVYQHTKKIILNE
- a CDS encoding sodium:solute symporter, with amino-acid sequence MQQVGFGAWNWVAVIAYLVVMLLIGAYFTKRASQNTDSFFTASGRLPSWAVGFSIYATTLSAITFMSTPEKAFLTDWSYIAGNIAIVAIIPLLIYFYVPFFKKLKVTSAYEYLEARFGPSVRVIGSLLFVFFHLGRVAIVIYLPTLAITAVSDMNPYVVASLVGILCILYTFLGGFEGVVWSDFIQGVILLGGAAAIIILGVMHIQGGMGTVVSDALEHKKVISVDNWKFNTAAAAIPIIFLGNIFNNLHQYTASQDVVQRYQASESMKETKKSLWMNGALALISAPLFYGMGTMLYSFYNHESSLPEGFNTSSIVPYFILTEMPPFIAGLLIAAIFAAAQSTISSSLNSISACLSVDIKHRFFGKGEEKDEVRTARWIIIISGLFGFGMSIYLIASDSNDLWDLFLLITGLVGVPLAGVFAVGIFTRRTNTFGVIVGLILGIIFAYIFNGMGGGNSPFFVSIISFGVAFICSYIISIIIPGEQKDIKGLTIYDIKESTNYIAKVHDKKEK
- a CDS encoding Cof-type HAD-IIB family hydrolase, which produces MIKAIAVDMDGTFLNSNKTYDEHRFDKIFKQLKAQNIKFIAASGNQYAKLKSIFGERDMFFVAENGAVIYEGDILYDYQAFDREFYQEIIDYLNVEREIDNLIVCGLNSAYILKDNNDAFKKDAHFYYRELKEIDNFQDLPEDEYVKIALNINRESHPTLDEDLSTKFSENLKLVSSGRDSIDLIIPGMTKGSALERLLKHWQLDAEDLMAFGDANNDLDMLQLAKHSYVMANSEDETLFEIANYVAPSHDEQGVLTTIEEQVLQPLN
- a CDS encoding NAD(P)H-dependent oxidoreductase, with protein sequence MSTLVVVAHPDINNSTVNKAWRDELSQHEELVTVHEIYPEYPHGQIDIEKEQKLFEAHDHIIFQYPLYWYSCPPLLKQYLDEVFTYGWAYGSQGNALEGKQIGLAISIGAVPEAYTPEGNVQFTIEELISPMIATTRFVKANYVGAHKLYSAFTITPSQLAENTQSYLEFIKQI
- a CDS encoding ROK family protein, which translates into the protein MTNYKIAIDIGGTDIKAAVLDENLKFINYQRIPTPNNINEFIADAIFELVSHFKETYMIHPLQVGISSAGVINEEKGTVVYAGPTIPNFIGTNFHKLLSPLNAEVKVFNDVNAALLGELTLHDYEADNIFCLTLGTGIGGAFYNKVGHLYNGERNRANEIGYLLYKAQDRLTFEQRASTNALKFLMKTHALPYSDNVPKLFELAEQQDALAISILDRWSTHVAEGIAQIQIIYDPGLILIGGGISSQGTQLLNYITPKIEEFLPSNYGHAPVQTTQTQNYASLYGAISSFL